The window CCGTTGCCTTCGCCATTTCCTTTGCCGATTCTTTCGCCGTTTATTTAATTCTTGCCCGCATCAGTCCTTGATGCGGATGCCGCCATAAAAACAAAACAGGAGGACATCATTCCATGAGTAAATTCGCGTTCGTATTTCCCGGCCAGGGTTCGCAGGCCATCGGCATGCTGGGCGGCTTCGCCGGCAACCCCGTGGTCGCGCAAACCGTTGCCGAAGCCAACGAAGCGCTCGGCTTCGACCTGGGCAAACTGATCGCCGACGGTCCCAAGGAAGACCTGGACCTGACCACCAATACCCAGCCTGTCATGCTGACCGCCTCGGTCGCCGTTTACCGCGCCTGGATCGCGGCCGGCGGCGCCGTGCCGGCGGTGGTGGCCGGCCACAGCGTGGGCGAATATTCGGCCCTGGTGGCGGCCGGCGTGATCGCCTTCAAGGATGCGGTGCCGCTGGTGCGCTTCCGCGCCCAGGCCATGCAGGAAGCGGTGCCGGTGGGGCAGGGCGGCATGGCCGTCATCCTCGGCCTGCCGGCCGACGAGGTGCGCGCGATTTGCGCCGAAGCGGCAGCCGTAACGGACGCCGCCAATCCGGCCGAAGTGGTCGAGGCGGTGAATTTCAACGAGCTGACCCAGATCGTGATCGCCGGCCATAATGGCGCCGTCGAACGCGCCTGCGAACTGGCCAAGGCCAAGGGCGCCAAGCGCGCCATGAAGCTGGCGGTGTCGGCGCCGTTCCATTCCTCTTTGCTGAAACCGGCCTCGGACCGCCTGCGCGACTATCTGAAGGATGTGCCGTTCGCGGCGCCGCGGATCGACTTGATCAACAACGTCGACGTGGCTATCCTGAACGATCCCGAAGCGATCAAGGATGCGCTGGTGCGCCAGGCGGCCGGTGCGGTGCGCTGGGTCGAAACCATGCAGATGATGGCGGCCGGCGGCGTCACCCAGGTGATCGAATCGGCGCCGAGCAAGGTGCTGATCGGCATGGCCAAGCGCATCGATGCGCAACTGGTGGGCGAGGCGCTGGTGGACCAGGCTTCGCTGGAGCGCGTATTGAGCAGCCTCAATCAGGCGTAAGCCAGTTGGCGCAGTATCGCAGGGCATCGCAGAATATTAGAACAAAAGGACATCAATGAAACTGGAAAATCAAGTCGCCCTGGTCACGGGCGCGTCGCGCGGCATCGGCAAGGCCATCGCACTCGAACTGGCCCGCCAGGGCGCGAAAGTGGTCGGCACCGCCACCACCGAGAGCGGCGCAGAGGCGATTTCCGCCTATCTGGCCGAATTCGGCGGCAAGGGCGCGGTCCTGAACGTGACCGATGCGCCCGCCTGCAGCGCCGTCGTCGACGATGTGCAAAAGGGTTTCGGCAGCCTGTCGATCCTGGTCAACAATGCCGGCATCACGCAAGACCAGCTGGCCATGCGCATGAAGGACGAGGAATGGGACAGTGTCATCGCCACCAACCTGTCGGCGGTGGGGCGCCTGTCGCGCGCGGTCCTGCGCGGCATGATGAAAGCGAAGCATGGGCGTATTATTAACATCACCTCGGTGGTCGGTTCGGCCGGCAATGCGGGGCAGATGAATTACGCGGCCGCCAAGGCCGGCGTGGCCGGCATGAGCCGGGCGCTGGCGCGCGAGATCGGCAGCCGCAATATCACGGTCAACTGCATCGCTCCCGGTTTCATCGATACCGATATGACCAAGGCATTAAGTGCCGAGCAGCACACCGGCTTGCTGACGCAAATTCCGCTGGGGCGCCTGGGCGCGCCGGAAGACATCGCCCACGCCGTCGCCTTCCTGGCGGGGCCGCAAGCGGCGTACATCACGGGCACGACCCTGCACGTGAACGGCGGAATGTATATGAATTGATGTTGAGTGCCTTGCCTGATCCCATTTGCGGCCCTGCGCACGGATCAGATAAGGGGAATTCTCGTCATTTAGCAGTACGTTCGGTGGAATTTGCGGCAGACACCGAAATTAGTTTTTCACCGCGCAAACCTGATAAAATGCGCGCACTTTCCGTAACACACACAATGGAGCCATAACATGTCGGATATCGAACAACGCGTTAAAAAAATCGTCGCTGAGCAACTGGGCGTTGCAGAAGTAGACATCAAAATCGAATCTTCGTTCGTTGACGACCTCGGTGCGGATTCCCTCGACACCGTCGAACTGGTGATGGCACTGGAAGACGAATTCGAAATGGAAATCCCTGACGAACAAGCTGAAAAGATCACCACCGTGAAACAGGCAATCGACTACGCTACGGCGCACGTCAAGGCCTAAGTTTTACAATTTTTCTCGGGAGAATCGCTTGAGCCGTTCACGAAATCGTCGTGTCGTCATCACCGGGCTGGGCTGCGTTTCACCAATCGGCAACACGGTTGCCGAGACGTGGAGCGCGGCGCTGGCCGGCAAGTCGGGCATTGCCAACATCACCAAGTTTGATGCGCAGCCCTTTTCGACCCACTTCGCGGGCGAAGTCAAGGGTTTCAATATCGAGGATTACATCCCTGCCAAGGATGCCCGCCACATGGATACGTTTATCCATTACGGCATGGCGGCGGGTATCCAGGCAATGCAGGATTGCGGACTGGTCGTCACCGAAGACAATGCCGACCGCATCGGCGTGATCATCGGTTCCGGCATCGGCGGCTTGCCGCTGATCGAAGACACCAAGGAAGAATACGCCAAGCGCGGCCCGCGCCGCATTTCCCCCTTTTTCGTGCCGGCCTCGATCATTAATATGATTTCGGGCAACCTGTCGATCAAGTACGGCTTGCGCGGTCCGAACCTGGCCATCGTCACGGCCTGCACCACCGGCCTGCACAGCATCGGCGCGGCTGGCCGCCTGATCGAGTACGGCGACGCCGACGTGATGATTGCGGGCGGTGCCGAAGCGACCATTTCGCCGCTGGGCCTGGGCGGTTTCGCCTCGGCACGCGCGCTGTCTTCGCGCAACGACGATCCGGCCACCGCCTCGCGTCCGTGGGACGTCGACCGCGACGGCTTCGTGCTGGGCGAGGGTGCCGGCGTGATGGTGCTCGAAGAGTACGAGCACGCCAAGGCGCGCGGCGCCAGGATCTATGCCGAACTGCTGGGCTTCGGCATGAGTGCCGACGCCTACCACATGACGGCGCCGGTCGAAGACGGCAGTGGTGCGAGCCGCTGCATGCAATCGGCCCTGACCAATGCCGGCATCAATGCCGACCAGGTCAATTACGTCAACGCGCACGGTACCTCGACCCCGCAGGGCGATGTGGCCGAAGTGCAGGGATTGAAGAAGACCTTCGGCGCGCACGCCGGCAAGCTGGTGGTCAACTCGACCAAGTCGATGACCGGCCACCTGCTGGGCGGCGCCGGCGGCCTGGAAGCCGTGTTCACCGTGCTGGCGATGCATCACCAGATCTCGCCGCCGACGATCAACATCTTCAACCAGGACCCCGCTTGCGACCTGGACTTCTGCGCCAATACGGCGCGCGAGATGAAGATCGACATCGCGGTGAAGAACTCGTTCGGCTTCGGTGGCACCAACGGCACCTTGGTATTCGGCAAGGCATTCGGCAAGGCATTCGGCAAGGCCTGAACCCCGGCGTCGCTAAAACAATCCTTGGTGCAATGACGCGCAGGAAAAATTTTCGCGTCGCAGCATGAACTTTCGGCGTCCGCACTTGTCTCAAGTGTGGGCGTCGATGAAACGCCGGCGGCTCTCGCCGGGGTCCGATTTGCCCAGTGCACCATCACGCACTGGCGCCCCGCAGCACCTTTCCTACTGATTATGTCGATTGCGGTTTCCGCCTGCATCAGGCCGTCGCGTTCCTTGCGTCTGGTTCTGCTGTGCTATGCCGCGCTCAATCTGACCGTGGCTCTTGCGCTCGTCGGGCGCTGGGCTGCGGGCATTGGCGCGGCCAGCGTTTTGCCGGCATGGTGTGCTGGGGCTTGCGCCTTGGCAGCAATGCTTGCATGGAGGGCATCGGCACAGGGGGAAATGCGGCGCAGGATTGATATTTCTGGACTCGGCGAGATTCGCCTGACGGTACAACAGAGCTTGGGCGCAGTACCGGCCGAAGCAGATGTGCTGCAATTGCTTCCCGGATCGACTATCTGGCCGCACAGCCTGCTCCTGCTGCTGGGCTCATCCGGTGGCAAGCTCGTCAGTGTGCTGCTCATCTGGCCGGACAGTTTGGCTCGCGAGCAATTCCGGGGTTTGTCGGTGGCCCTCAGGGCCATTGCCGGGCGGGACAATAAATTTGTCGGAAATAACAAAATACTTTGAACTTATTGCAAGCGGCCAACTCTATAGACATAGGGACGGGCCGCTGCTGCAGCCAAGAGGGCAGGGTCAGTGACGACAGAACGCGAGTGTGATCAACTGCTGGTTGAGCGCGTCCAGGCTGGCGACAGGCAGGCGTTCGACCTGCTGGTCAGTAAATATCAGCGCAGGCTGATGCGGCTTGTTTCGCGCCTGGTGCATGATCCGGCCGAGGCCGAGGACGTGGTACAGGAAACATTCATCAAGGCGTATCGGGCCTTGCGGCATTTCAGGGGGGATTCCGCTTTCTATACGTGGCTCTACAGAATCGGGATCAATACGGCGAAGAATTTTCTCGTCACGCAGGGCAGGCGCGCACCGACCTCGACCGAGTCCGATGCGGAGCGCGCCGAAGCGTTTGACGATGCGGACAGCTTGCGTGACATCAACACCCCGGAATCGGTGTTGGCAAGCAAGCAGATCGCTTATACGGTCAATGCCGCGATGGAGGCGCTGCCGCACGAATTGCGCAACGCGATTGTCCTGCGCGAAATTGAAGGGTTGAGCTACGAAGAAATAGCGGAAGTGATGTCATGTCCCATCGGCACGGTGCGCAGCCGGATTTTCCGGGCGCGCGAAGTGATCGCCGAAAAGTTGAGGCCCTTGCTCGACATGCCAGTTGACAAACGACGCTAAAGGTAGCGATGATCGCTCTAATCGGTTAACTTTTGGTCACACTTACAGTGATGGAAATACTGATGGACACCCCGAAAAAAGTCCGGGAGCAGATCTCGGCGTTCAGCGACCACGAACTGTCGCCGTCCACGTTTCCTGACGCGGCCCTGCATTCGGCCGACGGCCAGCACGCGTGGGACCTGTACCACCGCATCCGCGACGCCATGCGCGACCCGGGCGGGCCCGACGTATCCGACGCATTCGCCGGCAAACTGGCGGCGCGCCTGGCGGCCGAGCCGCCGCCGGGCAAGCGCGTGCTGCGCGCATCGAGCGCGGCCCTGTCGCGGCGCGCGCCGCCCATTCCCCCGGCCGCCGTGGCCGCCGGCGCGGCCGGGCCGGTCACCGGCATCAGCGAGGCGGCGGTGACCGGCAGCGCCGGCCCCGTGAGCGGCAGCGATGCGCCCGATGCGCCGGACGCGATAGCCGTCGCCGAACCGGTGAACGAGGCCATCACCGAACCGCGGGCCGAGGGCGCGACCGGAAGCCGGGACGCCAAGGCCGATGGCGCGGCCGACAGCATCGCCGATGGCAGGGCCGATGGCATGGCCGATCCCAAGCCGGTCAGCATGGCCAAGCCGGCCATCGCCTCGATTTCCTGATCCACCCTCGTCATCCGCGCCGTGCTTGCCTGGCAGGCATGCCGTGGCCGCCCGCCGGGCGCCGCCCTGGCGCGGGGCGCCCCCGCCATTGACGGCGCCATCGCGCCGCGGCCGGGCCGGCGACGAGCGGCGCGACAAGGAGGGCGTTTTGGCTTACCATAACGTCAATCTTTATCCGATTCCCCCTACCCGATCACCATGACACTTTCCGTTGGCAGCAAGCTCTTCTCCGCTTTGTTCATCGCCGCTGCCGCCCTGGGCGCGGCCCCGCAGGCGGGGGCCGCCACACCGGTGGGCGCGCCGCTGGTCACCGGCCTGCCCGATTTCACCGACCTGATCGACAAGGTCGGGCCGGCGGTGGTCGATATCCGCACCACCGAAAAGCTCAAGCCGGGCGAGCGCGCGCCCACCGAGGAAGAAGTGCTGGACCTGCTGCGCCGCTTCTACGGCGCGCAGGACCCGCGCGGCAGGCGCGCTCCCCAGCCGCAGTTGCCGCCCCAGGCCCCGTCCCAGGAAGATGAGCTGCAGCGCGGCGTCGGGTCCGGCTTTCTGATTTCGGCCGACGGCTTCGTGCTCACCAACGCCCATGTCGTCGACGGCGCCGACGAAGTGCTGGTCACCCTGACCGACCGGCGCGAATTCAAGGCCCGCGTGCTCGGTTCCGACAAGCGCTCGGACGTGGCCCTGCTCAAGCTCGACGCCCAACAGTTGCCCAGCCTGACCATCGGCGACTCAGGCAAGATCCGCGTGGGCGAATGGGTGATCGCCATCGGCTCGCCCTTTAACCTGAACAATACGGTCACGGCCGGCATCATTTCGGCCAAGTCGCGCGATACCGGCGACTTCCTGCCGCTGATCCAGAGCGATGTGGCGGTCAATCCCGGCAACTCGGGCGGCCCCCTGATCAATATGCGCGGCGAAGTCATCGGCATCAATTCCCAGATCGCGACCCTCTCCGGCGGCTACAACGGCATTTCCTTTGCCGTGCCGATCGATGAAGTGATGCGCGTTGCCGACCAGCTCAAGAAGAGCGGCAAGGTCACGCGCGGGCGCCTCGGGGTCGAAATCGACGAACTGACCAAGGACGTGGCCGAGG of the Massilia violaceinigra genome contains:
- the acpP gene encoding acyl carrier protein, yielding MSDIEQRVKKIVAEQLGVAEVDIKIESSFVDDLGADSLDTVELVMALEDEFEMEIPDEQAEKITTVKQAIDYATAHVKA
- the fabF gene encoding beta-ketoacyl-ACP synthase II — its product is MSRSRNRRVVITGLGCVSPIGNTVAETWSAALAGKSGIANITKFDAQPFSTHFAGEVKGFNIEDYIPAKDARHMDTFIHYGMAAGIQAMQDCGLVVTEDNADRIGVIIGSGIGGLPLIEDTKEEYAKRGPRRISPFFVPASIINMISGNLSIKYGLRGPNLAIVTACTTGLHSIGAAGRLIEYGDADVMIAGGAEATISPLGLGGFASARALSSRNDDPATASRPWDVDRDGFVLGEGAGVMVLEEYEHAKARGARIYAELLGFGMSADAYHMTAPVEDGSGASRCMQSALTNAGINADQVNYVNAHGTSTPQGDVAEVQGLKKTFGAHAGKLVVNSTKSMTGHLLGGAGGLEAVFTVLAMHHQISPPTINIFNQDPACDLDFCANTAREMKIDIAVKNSFGFGGTNGTLVFGKAFGKAFGKA
- the fabG gene encoding 3-oxoacyl-ACP reductase FabG is translated as MKLENQVALVTGASRGIGKAIALELARQGAKVVGTATTESGAEAISAYLAEFGGKGAVLNVTDAPACSAVVDDVQKGFGSLSILVNNAGITQDQLAMRMKDEEWDSVIATNLSAVGRLSRAVLRGMMKAKHGRIINITSVVGSAGNAGQMNYAAAKAGVAGMSRALAREIGSRNITVNCIAPGFIDTDMTKALSAEQHTGLLTQIPLGRLGAPEDIAHAVAFLAGPQAAYITGTTLHVNGGMYMN
- a CDS encoding protein YgfX, whose amino-acid sequence is MSIAVSACIRPSRSLRLVLLCYAALNLTVALALVGRWAAGIGAASVLPAWCAGACALAAMLAWRASAQGEMRRRIDISGLGEIRLTVQQSLGAVPAEADVLQLLPGSTIWPHSLLLLLGSSGGKLVSVLLIWPDSLAREQFRGLSVALRAIAGRDNKFVGNNKIL
- a CDS encoding sigma-E factor negative regulatory protein — translated: MDTPKKVREQISAFSDHELSPSTFPDAALHSADGQHAWDLYHRIRDAMRDPGGPDVSDAFAGKLAARLAAEPPPGKRVLRASSAALSRRAPPIPPAAVAAGAAGPVTGISEAAVTGSAGPVSGSDAPDAPDAIAVAEPVNEAITEPRAEGATGSRDAKADGAADSIADGRADGMADPKPVSMAKPAIASIS
- the fabD gene encoding ACP S-malonyltransferase, with translation MSKFAFVFPGQGSQAIGMLGGFAGNPVVAQTVAEANEALGFDLGKLIADGPKEDLDLTTNTQPVMLTASVAVYRAWIAAGGAVPAVVAGHSVGEYSALVAAGVIAFKDAVPLVRFRAQAMQEAVPVGQGGMAVILGLPADEVRAICAEAAAVTDAANPAEVVEAVNFNELTQIVIAGHNGAVERACELAKAKGAKRAMKLAVSAPFHSSLLKPASDRLRDYLKDVPFAAPRIDLINNVDVAILNDPEAIKDALVRQAAGAVRWVETMQMMAAGGVTQVIESAPSKVLIGMAKRIDAQLVGEALVDQASLERVLSSLNQA
- a CDS encoding DegQ family serine endoprotease — protein: MTLSVGSKLFSALFIAAAALGAAPQAGAATPVGAPLVTGLPDFTDLIDKVGPAVVDIRTTEKLKPGERAPTEEEVLDLLRRFYGAQDPRGRRAPQPQLPPQAPSQEDELQRGVGSGFLISADGFVLTNAHVVDGADEVLVTLTDRREFKARVLGSDKRSDVALLKLDAQQLPSLTIGDSGKIRVGEWVIAIGSPFNLNNTVTAGIISAKSRDTGDFLPLIQSDVAVNPGNSGGPLINMRGEVIGINSQIATLSGGYNGISFAVPIDEVMRVADQLKKSGKVTRGRLGVEIDELTKDVAEALGLGQARGVEVVRVEAGGPADKDGIKVGDIILKFNGKEIERSGDLPRLVGATAVGSKAVVTVWRQGQQKDITVNIVTLDDDKAARKPGPKKPGPEQRPNALGLHVSDLSEVQRKQLQIDGGVLVDASEALAARAGLRPGDLILQLNNIEIKDAKQFNALVARLDPRKNALVLVRRDDTAQYVVIHPQTR
- the rpoE gene encoding RNA polymerase sigma factor RpoE, giving the protein MTTERECDQLLVERVQAGDRQAFDLLVSKYQRRLMRLVSRLVHDPAEAEDVVQETFIKAYRALRHFRGDSAFYTWLYRIGINTAKNFLVTQGRRAPTSTESDAERAEAFDDADSLRDINTPESVLASKQIAYTVNAAMEALPHELRNAIVLREIEGLSYEEIAEVMSCPIGTVRSRIFRAREVIAEKLRPLLDMPVDKRR